The Solidesulfovibrio sp. nucleotide sequence CTACCCCTGGCCCATCCACACCATGACGGGCTACGCCCATCTGGGCTACACGGAGGGCGACCTGCCCGAAACCGAGCGGGCGGCCGGGGAGATCTTCTCCCTGCCCCTGTACCCGTCCCTGACCGAGGCCGAGCAGGACACGGCCATCGCCGCGCTTCGCGACACCCTGGCCGCCCTCGGGGAATAAGGCCGCAAGGAGCTTCCCGCATGGAATTCACCGCCCTGGCCCTGGCCGTCATGGCCGCCTTCACCGGCGCGGCCTTTTACATCAACTTCGTCGAGCACCCGGCCCGGCGCGACTTCCTGGACGGCGACATGCTGGCCCAGTGGCAGCGCAGCTACCCGCGCGCCCTCAAAATGCAGGCGAGCCTGGCCCTGGCCGGCTTTTTCTTCGGCCTCCTGGCCCTTCTCTGGTCCGGCGGGGCGCTCAACCTCACGGGCGCGCTTTTCTCCATCGCCAACTGGGTCGTGACCTACAAATGGATCATGCCCCTCAACAAGGCGCTCATGACCACCGAACCCGAGGCGGCCGACGCCGCCACGCGGGCGCTGCTCGAAAAATGGAACATGCTCCACGGCCTGCGCACGGGGCTGGGCTTTCTGGCCGTGGTCTGCTTCTTCGCCGCCCTCCATTAGGGGAAATCCGCGGCCATGGCCCCCGGGGACGGCGAATTTCGCAGCATCTGCCGCGTCTGCCACGGCGGCTGCGCCGCCCGGGTGACCGTCGACGGCGGCCGGGTCGTCACGGTGCGGCCCTGGCCGGGCTCGCCGTTCAATCGCGGCCGCATGTGCGTCAAGGGCCTGGCCACGCCCCAGGCCATGTACCACCCCGACCGCCTGACCCATCCCCTGAGGCGCGTCGGGCCGCGCGGCGCGGGCAAGTTCGCCCGGGTCTCCTGGGACGAGGCGCTTTCCGACATCGCCGCGCGCCTGGACGCCTTCCGCCGGGAAACCGGCCCGGAGTCCGTGGCCCTGGGCCAGGGCACCGGCCGGCACCACTATTTCCACGTCATCCGCTTCGCCAACACCTTCGGCACGCCCAACTGGTACGAGCCGGGCCTGGCCAACTGCTTCATCCCGCGCATCACCGTCTCCAACCTGACCTACGGCGGCTTCGTCACCGGCGACTACTGCGGGGAGACGCCCCCGCGCACGATTCTCTTCTGGGGCCACAACCCGCTGGTGT carries:
- a CDS encoding DUF1772 domain-containing protein gives rise to the protein MEFTALALAVMAAFTGAAFYINFVEHPARRDFLDGDMLAQWQRSYPRALKMQASLALAGFFFGLLALLWSGGALNLTGALFSIANWVVTYKWIMPLNKALMTTEPEAADAATRALLEKWNMLHGLRTGLGFLAVVCFFAALH